A genomic window from Rhizobium sp. Pop5 includes:
- a CDS encoding adenylate/guanylate cyclase domain-containing protein, translated as MTTVSATGFFSERAIRRARLGSGLVIFIFVLLHLSNHAIGLVSVAAADKAAYLFLAIWRNPLGTAIFYSSVLTHIALVLRAIYMRRSLVMPKGEMAQIVLGLMIPLLLLDHVIGTRIAHALYGYIDDYDAVVSMLWIRNPTNGLRQGLAVVAVWIHGCIGIHFWLRYRPWYPRFAPLLLALAILVPVLSLLGFVEMGRTLADPSYREAMTISTYKEGINTHYTSNPEVHRQVAMIRAGLYGAFSASLLIVVIARARRKLKERLNQVAVHYPGGEVIRVPRGFSVLEASRLGGLPHYSVCGGKGQCSTCRVQILGNYDDLPAPDKMEQTTLRRIDAGPDVRLACQLRPNRDVAVAPLLVPAVEAALPANSQETSPGREREIAVLFVDIRHFTTLTETRLPFDVVFLLNRYFAIIGKAVEQAGGRLDKFIGDGAMALFGLNTAPEEACRQALKAAAAIVAEIEKLAAELADELALPLRIAIGIHTGPAVVGTMGYGRVRSMTAIGDTVNVASRLESAAKEFEAAIVISEPVASLSGADLSGIESREISVRGRTLPLKVYVIPREKAAEPLEGKD; from the coding sequence ATGACGACTGTCTCGGCCACAGGGTTTTTTTCGGAACGTGCGATCAGAAGGGCGAGGCTCGGTTCCGGCCTCGTCATTTTCATCTTCGTGCTGCTGCATTTGTCGAACCATGCGATTGGCCTCGTTTCTGTCGCCGCCGCCGATAAAGCCGCCTACCTCTTCCTCGCGATTTGGCGCAATCCTCTAGGGACCGCCATCTTTTATTCGTCGGTACTTACCCATATCGCGCTGGTGCTGCGCGCCATTTACATGCGTCGCAGCCTCGTCATGCCAAAGGGGGAAATGGCGCAGATCGTGCTCGGCTTGATGATCCCGCTGCTTCTTCTCGATCATGTCATCGGCACACGCATCGCTCACGCGCTCTATGGCTACATCGATGACTACGATGCGGTCGTCAGCATGCTCTGGATCAGGAATCCGACAAATGGATTGCGGCAGGGGCTCGCCGTCGTCGCCGTCTGGATCCACGGCTGCATCGGCATCCATTTCTGGCTACGCTACCGCCCCTGGTATCCACGTTTCGCGCCCCTCCTGCTGGCGCTTGCGATCCTGGTGCCGGTGCTCTCGCTGCTCGGTTTCGTTGAAATGGGCCGCACGCTCGCCGACCCCTCCTACCGGGAGGCAATGACGATCAGCACCTATAAGGAGGGCATCAACACCCATTACACCTCTAACCCGGAAGTTCACCGTCAGGTCGCTATGATCCGCGCCGGGCTCTACGGCGCCTTTTCGGCCTCGCTGCTGATCGTCGTCATCGCCCGCGCCCGGCGCAAGCTGAAAGAGCGGCTCAACCAGGTTGCCGTGCATTATCCGGGTGGGGAGGTGATCCGTGTGCCTCGCGGCTTCTCGGTGCTGGAAGCAAGCCGGCTCGGCGGCCTTCCGCATTACTCCGTCTGTGGCGGCAAGGGCCAATGCTCGACCTGCCGGGTGCAGATCCTTGGCAATTACGACGACCTGCCAGCCCCCGACAAGATGGAGCAGACGACGCTGAGGCGCATCGACGCCGGCCCGGACGTCCGGCTTGCCTGTCAGCTTCGCCCGAACCGCGACGTTGCGGTCGCACCGCTTCTCGTGCCGGCCGTCGAGGCGGCACTTCCCGCCAACAGCCAGGAAACGAGCCCCGGCCGCGAGCGCGAGATCGCCGTGCTCTTCGTCGATATCCGCCATTTCACCACGCTGACGGAAACCCGCCTGCCCTTCGACGTCGTCTTCCTGCTGAACCGCTATTTCGCCATCATCGGCAAGGCAGTGGAACAGGCCGGCGGTCGACTCGACAAGTTCATCGGCGACGGCGCCATGGCGCTTTTCGGCCTCAACACCGCGCCGGAGGAAGCATGCCGCCAGGCGCTCAAAGCGGCAGCGGCGATCGTCGCCGAGATCGAAAAGCTCGCCGCCGAGCTCGCTGATGAACTGGCGCTGCCGTTGCGCATCGCGATCGGCATTCATACCGGCCCCGCCGTCGTCGGCACGATGGGATATGGCCGGGTGCGCAGCATGACGGCGATCGGCGATACTGTGAACGTCGCGAGCCGGCTCGAGAGTGCCGCCAAGGAATTCGAAGCGGCGATCGTCATTTCCGAGCCGGTGGCAAGTCTCTCCGGCGCTGATCTTTCCGGCATCGAAAGCCGTGAAATCAGCGTGCGCGGCCGGACCCTGCCCTTGAAAGTCTATGTCATTCCGAGAGAGAAAGCGGCAGAACCGCTCGAAGGAAAAGACTGA
- a CDS encoding glycosyltransferase family 4 protein — translation MRVAFYAPMKSPNHPVPSGDRLMARLLIRALELAGHEVEVASEFRTYADSLEAAAELEPAIRAELERLRLKWSSEPRPELWFCYHPYYKSPDPFGPAVSAEFAIPYITAEASYAAKRDRTGWAARQKPIGEAIMRAAVNISFTTRDEAGLAAAFPRARLAGLKPFIDTGLFEMVSPAPDPHRLMTVAMMRPGDKMESYAMLAKALRLIEDRPWTLAVIGDGPMRQEVRALFAGLSGRVEWLGERNAVEIAQLLARGGIYVWPGCGEAYGLAYLEAQAAGLPVIAQETAGVPAVVRADMTGLLTPDGDVAAYAGAVTALLDDRQRRDAMGQAARRFVLDERSLATAARVLDGILRDSAGTGVT, via the coding sequence ATGCGGGTGGCTTTCTACGCGCCGATGAAATCGCCGAACCACCCGGTGCCGTCAGGCGACCGGTTGATGGCGCGGCTGCTGATCCGGGCGTTGGAGCTTGCCGGGCATGAGGTCGAAGTCGCCTCTGAATTTCGTACTTACGCCGACAGCCTGGAGGCGGCGGCCGAACTCGAACCGGCCATTCGCGCCGAGCTGGAGCGATTGCGGTTGAAATGGAGTTCGGAGCCGCGACCTGAACTCTGGTTCTGCTACCACCCCTATTACAAATCGCCCGATCCCTTCGGGCCGGCGGTATCAGCCGAATTCGCCATTCCCTATATCACCGCCGAAGCTTCCTATGCGGCAAAACGCGACAGAACCGGCTGGGCGGCTCGTCAAAAGCCGATCGGCGAGGCGATCATGCGGGCGGCGGTCAACATCAGTTTCACAACACGCGACGAGGCCGGTCTTGCTGCCGCCTTTCCCAGGGCAAGGCTTGCCGGCCTCAAACCCTTCATCGATACGGGGCTGTTCGAGATGGTGTCGCCGGCACCCGATCCGCACCGGCTGATGACGGTCGCGATGATGCGGCCCGGGGACAAGATGGAGAGCTATGCAATGCTCGCAAAGGCATTGCGGTTGATCGAAGACCGGCCTTGGACACTTGCGGTCATCGGCGATGGACCGATGCGGCAAGAGGTGCGGGCGCTGTTTGCCGGCCTTTCCGGCCGTGTCGAATGGCTTGGCGAGCGGAACGCCGTCGAGATTGCCCAATTGCTGGCGCGCGGCGGCATCTATGTCTGGCCGGGCTGCGGCGAGGCTTACGGCCTTGCCTATCTGGAGGCCCAAGCCGCCGGCCTGCCGGTTATCGCGCAGGAAACGGCGGGAGTGCCCGCGGTCGTCAGGGCTGATATGACCGGTCTGCTGACGCCGGATGGCGACGTCGCCGCCTATGCAGGCGCCGTCACTGCCCTGCTTGACGACCGGCAAAGACGTGACGCCATGGGGCAGGCGGCGCGGCGCTTCGTGCTCGACGAGCGATCGCTTGCGACGGCGGCGCGCGTCCTGGATGGGATATTGCGAGACAGTGCGGGAACAGGAGTGACGTGA
- a CDS encoding polysaccharide deacetylase family protein, with product MSDSMAWEPLRRELDRWQAAGRVARLWLRDDDAIEPTPDLEMLMALTGESQVPLTLAVIPGLTGEALAARLAEEANIAVAVHGWSHTNHAGPEGKKQELGGERPVEIVLGELGEGFQLLKRLHPARFVPVLVPPWNRIDAALIPALPGLGFAALSVYGRAKQGGPMPLLNTDVDIIDWHGTRGGRSEEELVAELVAELRARFAGDDEPIGVLTHHLVHDAAAWNFLSALFAMTARHPAVLWSSAAALLKL from the coding sequence ATGAGCGACAGCATGGCATGGGAGCCTTTGCGCCGGGAACTCGACCGCTGGCAGGCGGCCGGCCGCGTCGCGCGGCTCTGGCTGCGGGATGATGATGCCATCGAGCCGACGCCTGACCTGGAGATGCTGATGGCGTTGACCGGCGAAAGTCAGGTTCCGCTGACGCTCGCGGTCATTCCCGGCCTGACCGGCGAAGCGCTGGCCGCGCGGCTGGCGGAGGAAGCAAACATCGCGGTCGCGGTGCATGGCTGGTCTCATACGAACCATGCAGGGCCGGAGGGGAAGAAGCAGGAACTCGGCGGCGAGCGGCCGGTGGAGATCGTGCTCGGTGAGTTGGGTGAAGGGTTTCAGCTGTTGAAGCGACTACACCCGGCGCGTTTCGTGCCTGTGTTGGTGCCGCCATGGAACCGGATCGACGCGGCGCTCATTCCGGCGCTGCCCGGGCTCGGATTTGCCGCGCTTTCGGTCTATGGGCGGGCAAAGCAGGGTGGCCCGATGCCGCTGCTCAATACCGATGTCGATATCATCGACTGGCACGGCACGCGTGGGGGACGAAGCGAGGAGGAATTGGTGGCGGAGCTGGTGGCGGAACTTCGCGCCCGGTTTGCCGGCGACGACGAGCCAATCGGCGTTCTCACCCACCATCTCGTGCATGACGCGGCGGCGTGGAATTTCCTGTCGGCCTTGTTTGCGATGACGGCCCGGCATCCCGCCGTCCTGTGGTCATCGGCGGCAGCACTTCTGAAGCTTTAG
- a CDS encoding MBL fold metallo-hydrolase, which yields MTTEQFQVKFWGVRGSIPVSGPEFDRYGGNTSCIEIRCGNRRMIFDAGSGLREAGLSLIAEGVSDVDLFFSHCHYDHIIGLPFFKAIYYPSINVNIWSGHLDGKMSTREMVEQFISPPWFPVKTDICQATMNFRDFHPGQVLNPHEGIVIKTFMLNHPGGAIGYRIEWQGRSVALIYDIEHIPGAYDPVSLEMMQDADLVVYDCTYNEDEMQRFKGFGHSTWQHGTELAKMANAKRFALFHHAPSRTDEQLAQMEAQAQAAFPETFAARDNQTVVI from the coding sequence ATGACGACAGAACAGTTTCAAGTTAAATTTTGGGGTGTCCGCGGCAGTATTCCCGTATCAGGCCCCGAGTTCGACCGCTACGGCGGCAACACTTCCTGCATCGAAATCCGCTGCGGAAACCGCCGGATGATCTTCGATGCAGGTTCCGGTCTGCGCGAGGCCGGACTGTCGCTGATCGCTGAAGGCGTCAGTGACGTCGACCTGTTTTTCAGCCACTGCCATTACGACCACATCATCGGCCTGCCTTTCTTCAAGGCGATCTATTATCCCTCGATCAACGTCAACATCTGGTCCGGTCATCTCGACGGCAAGATGAGCACACGGGAAATGGTCGAACAGTTCATCAGCCCGCCCTGGTTTCCGGTCAAAACCGACATCTGCCAGGCGACGATGAACTTCCGCGATTTCCATCCCGGTCAGGTGCTCAATCCCCACGAAGGCATCGTGATCAAGACCTTCATGCTGAACCATCCGGGCGGCGCCATCGGCTACCGCATCGAATGGCAGGGCCGGTCGGTCGCTCTCATCTATGATATCGAGCATATTCCCGGCGCTTACGACCCGGTCTCGTTGGAGATGATGCAGGACGCCGATCTCGTCGTCTACGACTGTACCTACAATGAAGACGAGATGCAGCGCTTCAAGGGCTTCGGCCATTCGACCTGGCAGCACGGCACCGAGCTTGCCAAGATGGCGAACGCCAAGCGCTTCGCCCTGTTCCACCACGCGCCCTCCCGCACCGACGAACAGCTCGCCCAGATGGAAGCGCAGGCGCAGGCCGCCTTCCCCGAAACCTTCGCCGCCCGCGACAACCAGACCGTGGTGATCTAA
- a CDS encoding SDR family oxidoreductase — protein sequence MTFPLFDLSGRRALVTGSSQGIGHALALGLAEHGASVIINGRDAQKAEAAAENIRSHNRHAVSAAFDVTDAEASRSAIAYIEAEIGPIDILINNAGMQFRTPLESFPVNKWDEIFKTNVSSLFYVSQPVAQAMISRRRGKIINIASVQAELARPGIAPYTATKGAVKNLTRGMATDWAKYGLQVNAIAPGYFRTPLNQALVDDPKFSAWLETRTPAGRWGEVKELVGAAVFLASDASSFVNGHMLTVDGGITASL from the coding sequence GTGACCTTTCCCCTCTTCGATCTTTCCGGCCGCCGCGCCCTCGTCACCGGCTCCAGCCAGGGCATCGGTCATGCGCTGGCGCTCGGCCTTGCCGAACACGGTGCCTCGGTCATCATCAACGGGCGCGATGCGCAGAAAGCGGAAGCCGCCGCCGAGAATATTCGCAGTCATAACCGCCATGCCGTCAGCGCCGCCTTCGACGTCACCGATGCCGAGGCGAGCCGCAGCGCCATCGCCTATATCGAAGCGGAGATCGGTCCGATCGACATTCTGATCAACAATGCGGGCATGCAGTTCCGCACACCGCTGGAATCCTTCCCCGTCAACAAATGGGACGAGATCTTCAAGACCAATGTCTCCAGCCTGTTCTATGTCAGCCAGCCGGTCGCCCAGGCGATGATATCGCGCCGCCGCGGCAAGATCATCAACATCGCCTCCGTCCAGGCCGAACTCGCCCGTCCCGGCATCGCGCCCTATACCGCCACCAAAGGAGCGGTGAAGAACCTGACGCGCGGCATGGCGACCGACTGGGCGAAATATGGTCTGCAGGTCAATGCGATCGCGCCCGGCTATTTCCGCACACCGCTCAACCAGGCGCTCGTCGACGATCCGAAGTTTTCCGCCTGGTTGGAAACCCGCACGCCCGCCGGCCGCTGGGGTGAAGTGAAGGAACTGGTCGGCGCGGCCGTCTTCCTGGCCTCGGACGCTTCTTCTTTCGTCAACGGCCACATGCTGACCGTCGACGGCGGCATCACCGCCTCGCTGTAG